Genomic segment of Candidatus Effluviviaceae Genus I sp.:
GCGGGCCGCCGCGGACACGCCGACGGCGCGGTTCGCGTGGAGCGAGACGGAGCACGCGAGGCTCCTGGCCGCGCTTCCCTTCGCGCTCACGGCCGCCCAGCAGCGCGTCATCGGCGAGATCAGGGCCGACATGGCGCGGCCCGCATCGATGAACCGCCTGCTCCAGGGAGACGTGGGCTCCGGCAAGACGGTGGTCGCCGCGGCGGCGATGCACCAGGCCGCCGTGGGCGGCTGCCAGGGGGCCATCATGGCCCCGACGGAGGTCCTGGCCGAACAGCACCACCGGAACCTCACGCGGCTTCTCGCGCCGCTCGGCGACCGCGTCGCCCTCCTCCGCGGAGGCATGCGCGCGGCGGAGCGCGAGGAGGCGCTCGCGGCGATCGAGAGCGGCGCGGCGCAGATCGTCGTCGGCACCCACGCGCTCATCGAGGGCGGGACGCGCTTCCGGCGCCTCGCGCTCGCGGTGATCGACGAGCAGCACCGGTTCGGCGTTGTCCAGCGCGCCGCGTTGCGGGCGAAGGGCGGATCGCCGGACGTCCTCGTGATGACGGCGACGCCCATTCCGCGGACGCTCGCCATGACGGTGTACGGCGATCTCGACGTGTCGGTGCTCGACGAGCTTCCCCCCGGGCGGACGCCGGTGGTGACGGCCGTCCGAGACGAGGCGGGAAGGGCGAAGGTCTACGAGTTCCTGAAGGCGGAACTGGCGGAACGCCGCCAGGTGTTCGTCGTCTACCCGCTCGTCGAGGAGTCCGAGAAGGTCGAGCTCGCGGCCGCGACGGCGATGTACGAGAAGCTCAGGACGAGCGTGTTCCGCGGGGTGGAGGTCGGCCTCATTCACGGGCGCATGCGGCCGGACGAGAAGGACGCGGCGATGGAGCGCTTCAAGGCCGGCGCCACCGGCGTGCTCGTCTCGACGACCGTGGTCGAGGTCGGCGTCGACGTCGCCAACGCGACCGTGATGGTCGTCGAGCACGCCGAGCGCTTCGGGCTCGCGCAGCTCCACCAGCTCCGCGGGCGCGTCGGGCGCGGGGCGCACCGCTCGTACTGCATCCTCATGGTCGGGCGGGGCGCGTCGGACGAGGCGCGCGAGCGCATCCAGGTGCTGGCCGACACCAGCGACGGTTTCGTCATCGCCGAACGCGATCTCGAGCTGCGCGGCCCCGGCGAGTTCCTCGGCGTGCGGCAGCACGGGCTGCCGCGGTTCTCGGTGGCGGACCTCGCCCGCGACGCGCGGCTCCTCGCGCTCGCGCGCGAGGACGCGTTCGAGCTTCTCGGGCGCGATCCGGACATGCGTGGGGACGAGACCCGCCGCGTGCTCGACGCGCTCTCGACGCGGTTCCGGGACGCGCGGTCGTACATCGACGTGGGATAGGAGGGGACCATGACGCGCGACGAGTGCCTCGCTCTCGTGAAGGCCAACTGCTCGAACCGGAACCTGATCAAGCACATGCTCGCGGCCGAGGCGGTGATGGCGGGGCTGGCCAGGCGTCTGGGAGGCGATGTCGAGGCCTGGGCGCAGGCCGGGCTCGTGCACGACCTCGACTACGAC
This window contains:
- the recG gene encoding ATP-dependent DNA helicase RecG, whose amino-acid sequence is MLSEVRYLKGVGPAFAGLLAKAGVERIIDLLYYVPRNYTDWSRIASVDSLRAGDRATVVARVLSCDVTRRGPRRTFVAALEDDSGAIVARWFNQPYLNSVLKVGTKAVVSGEVRFDRFARRLELANPAFEVIREQEAVELVHAGRIVPEYSSVGELSGRRIRRFVKTAIDGFLGDAPEPLPGWVLRRRRLPAVRDALARVHFPASLEQAAEARERLAFEEFFLFQVMVGIRKRRAAADTPTARFAWSETEHARLLAALPFALTAAQQRVIGEIRADMARPASMNRLLQGDVGSGKTVVAAAAMHQAAVGGCQGAIMAPTEVLAEQHHRNLTRLLAPLGDRVALLRGGMRAAEREEALAAIESGAAQIVVGTHALIEGGTRFRRLALAVIDEQHRFGVVQRAALRAKGGSPDVLVMTATPIPRTLAMTVYGDLDVSVLDELPPGRTPVVTAVRDEAGRAKVYEFLKAELAERRQVFVVYPLVEESEKVELAAATAMYEKLRTSVFRGVEVGLIHGRMRPDEKDAAMERFKAGATGVLVSTTVVEVGVDVANATVMVVEHAERFGLAQLHQLRGRVGRGAHRSYCILMVGRGASDEARERIQVLADTSDGFVIAERDLELRGPGEFLGVRQHGLPRFSVADLARDARLLALAREDAFELLGRDPDMRGDETRRVLDALSTRFRDARSYIDVG